In a genomic window of Jaculus jaculus isolate mJacJac1 chromosome 8, mJacJac1.mat.Y.cur, whole genome shotgun sequence:
- the LOC101597157 gene encoding dolichyldiphosphatase 1-like, whose translation MAADGQCSLPASWRPVTLTHVEYPAGDLSGHLLAYLSLCPVFVIVGFVTLIIFKWELHTISFLGGLALNKGVNWLIKHVIQDPRPCGGPHTAVGTKHRMPSSHSQFMWFFSVYSFLFLYLRMYQTNNARFLDLLWRHVLSLGLLTAAFLVSFSKVYLLYHTWSQVLYGGIAGSLMAIAWFIFTQDVLTLLFPRIAAWPISEFFLIWDTSLIPNVLWFEYTVTRAEARNRQRKLGKKLQ comes from the coding sequence atggcagcagaCGGACAGTGCTCGCTCCCCGCTTCATGGCGGCCAGTGACCCTCACCCACGTCGAATATCCTGCAGGTGATCTCTCTGGCCACCTCCTTGCCTACCTGAGCCTTTGCCCTGTTTTTGTCATCGTTGGTTTTGTAACCCTCATCATATTCAAGTGGGAGCTGCACACAATCTCATTCCTCGGGGGACTGGCATTGAACAAGGGGGTGAACTGGCTAATCAAGCACGTCATCCAGGACCCTCGGCCCTGTGGAGGTCCCCACACAGCAGTGGGTACTAAGCACAGGATGCCCTCCAGCCATTCCCAGTTTATGTGGTTCTTCTCTGtctattccttccttttcctgtaTTTAAGAATGTACCAAACAAATAATGCTAGGTTCCTGGACTTGCTATGGAGGCATGTTCTCTCCCTGGGGCTCCTCACTGCTGCCTTTCTCGTCTCCTTCAGCAAGGTCTACCTGCTGTACCACACCTGGAGCCAGGTGCTCTACGGGGGCATTGCTGGAAGCCTCATGGCCATTGCCTGGTTCATCTTCACCCAGGATGTCCTCACCCTGCTGTTCCCCAGGATAGCAGCCTGGCCCATCTCTGAGTTCTTCCTAATCTGGGATACAAGCCTCATCCCTAATGTACTCTGGTTTGAGTACACAGTAACCCGAGCAGAAGCCAGGAACAGACAGCGAAAGCTGGGGAAAAAACTGCAGTGA